Within Plasmodium vinckei vinckei genome assembly, chromosome: PVVCY_12, the genomic segment tattattgagCAGTTAAAAAGTGATATTTCTAAATTAAGAAATGAGTGTAATTTTTggaaaaaagaaacatataattatcataataaattaaaaatattaaataaaaactatttaaaaattaacgaattcctttttaaaacattgaataataattctatTAACAGTACCAATAGCAATGAcacaaaaatgaattataacACTCGACAAAATAGCAACTCACCAAATAGCtatcataattattctcttaaaaaatatcccAATGAAACCCGTAAACACGAGAAAAGTCAAAGTCTTTCAAACAATTTGAACAGGAAATTTTGTGaagacaataaaaatatttccattAACCCAcgtatacataaaaaagaaacccttgatattgaaaatagcgatctaaaaaaaaaaaattcaatttCACCTGACTCGTTcagaacaaaaaaaattttagatAGCGAAGAAAATTGTTCGAAACAAACAGACGGATATTCCAAAATAAGTTCAGAaagatataatttaaaaagtaaacCTATAACAGaaatttatcaaataaatgaacAAGGTTTAGAAAAGAATTCATTCTACAATAAGCATAGATCTTTTAGTGAAgcatataattatgatgaaaaaaaaagtgcgAAATAATTCACCTGAACAGATAGGagatattaaaataaacattCTGACAAATtcataataatgaatataatttatcttttaatgcacaaatttgaaaaaagcAGAATTTAAACATGAACAGGTCAGATAATTGCATGTACGTTAATAATAGTTCGAAAGAAAATTTGTGTGAACATTAATAAAAGAGAGACGGATATTTTaaacttttataaaaaaatataaatgatttatcagttataaaaatgtcacaatgaaataaaaccaattaaaatcaaaattggtcatcaaaaaattatataaccACTCATTTTATCACCACATTTAAAACTTAGACAGTGAAAGAAATTAGAAAttgtaattttaataagCTTAATAACATAGTAGTTGACAACGAAAGTAAATAAACATACACATATAATTACTGAACAGTCGTAAAATAAGTGCAGTAAgcacaaaaataaatgatcgAAGTATTCAGACTATTATAATGGGGTAGGTTCAGCTAAAACAAACATTATAGTAGTATTTCCTTTTGTCtctactattttttttttgactttttttgaattttttcgaaatttttaatgcactatatatatgtgtgtttGATGTTAACCTTAAAAgttcataatataattgtaattatttttgttatttattttataatctTTTTACTATAATTAACTTTGTGGGTATGTGCAAAgacattatttaaatgtttttaaaattatatttttataaaaaaaaatattagagAATACGCATATTTGGGAATTGAATATGATGAAACGTCTTTTCCTCGCTTTTTCTACGCTGACATATAAATCATTTGTTGTGAATagtcataattatttttgaacattataaataataaaaaacatattgtattttttatttatatgatattaaaaataggCAAACATTTTGCATAaccattattaaatatataaaccaAAAGTTATAttacaaaacaaaaatcAGACTGCATGTTTtcataatacatatatacatgcaaATATAGCATGTGTTAGACATGGAGGTCCCACGCTACAACAACATGTATTATATCTTTCATCCTCttaaaatagaaaattaacagtttattatatatttattatttattcgatttatttaattatgattaaatagtatatatatatatatatatacatatgtacatatatatacaacaagcaatatataatattcaaaTACAATAATcgcaaaaatatatttgtatagaTTTTgagtatttataaaaacaaagtaaaaataaataaaaaataagcgtatattattctttattttttccctttaatttttatatttaaaaaaaatttttttttacaattttttttgcttttattttataattttttaatgccCATTTATTTAACTCAATATATTGCGgtgattttatttaataaaaatttttaattaatttatatctatattttagttgctttttttcgtttttttttatatattttttccatttattttattattatttattttattttttttttgaagcaaatattataatatatttaaaatagcgtcaaaaaatatgtacataaataattaaatattcattGATGCTTATTGAACAATTggcttattatttttttttattattattaaatgatttaaaataataaaatatttttgacttatttttattacaataaGCATAAAGGTATTCTTTATATACGAATCCTACATAGTTAAaggtatataaaatatctaAGAGTAGTTGTATAagaataagaaaaaaaaaaattttattatagaCGGATAGAAAAGTCAAAATATAGCTATTTCCCAAAAAGTTTTACATGAACAAgtcatataattaaaatataagataaaatcataatttttacgTTTAACGGATGCTCAAAGTGATATAGatgtttatttaattcattgCTTTTGGAAGTAAAACAATAAGTTAGTCTTCTTATTCGATTAGCACTTATCTTGAGTTTGTTTATTAcgcttttaatttttaaaacaagttaaattgtaaaaaaatattaacataaatagctattttttataatggCTATCagaatatgaataaaagaTGAATCATATCAGTAACAagtaacaaaaaatgtcaataataatagcacATTGAAGAGTAGCATAATCTATataactatatattttatgttttgtttttatatacactATTTGgaatattctttatattgAATAGTACCATTTAAagtgtttaaaaaaaatatatatttaatttgcGTTGATATATTCgcatattaatttatatttacaaaaaaaaaaaatgtcgGATTGGGGGATTAATGAGTTAGGAAATTGGGTATCAAATAGTATAAGTCAATTGAGCGCAAATATTACATCAAATGTTTCATCGACCTTGAGCCCAATAATTCCAACCGCTGTAGAAGAACCTCCTGCTTCATCAGTTCTTCCAAAtcctaataataaattgtttttaaatttgcATACTGAGTCAGATAATTCGAATGATTCAGACGATTCAGACAATTCCATTATtctaaataattcaaacaATTCAAAAGATTCAGATGATTCAGATGATTCATATGATAATAACTACGATGCCTATGATTATAAATTGGGATATTATTTGACACAAGAAGAACGGGAGCAAcgaaaacaaaattttatcCAGCAAAGTATGGCTTCTATTCCAGATGAATATGAAGATATACTTACTTATACCCCATCACATAGGAAACCTACCACCGCcacacataaaaataaaaatgatggaacatgcaaaaaaaaaccaCCAACTGTAAATTATAGTGCAAGTAGAAAAGGTGATAATACACACCGAAGAAGTGATAATGCAAATAGACGAAGTGAAAGTACAAGCAGACAAAGTGAAAGTGCAAATAGACGAGGTGAAAGTATGAACAGGCGAAATGATAGTGCAAATAGACGAAGTGATAGTATGAACAGGCGAAATGATAGTGCAAATAGACGAAGTGATAGTGCAAATAGACGAGGTGGAAGTACAAGTAAGAAAAGTGACAAAGGTAAAgcaccaaaaaaaaatactgaAGAATTTCAAGAaggtaataattttttgaacaATTTGGGATtaaattctttattttcttatGGAGATACATCAGCACATTGCAATGAATACAAAACAGGTTATAATTTAGATCTTGAAGCTCAAAGGATGTTGCATGATAGTTTGACATATGatgcatatttaaaacaaaataaaaaaggaaatggTTCTTCGACCCCACGTAACTTATTCCAAAGAGGTCAGAGTCGACAAAGAGATAATGATATGCGTATATGTGTTGATACTACatattatgatatattagAAGTAAATCCAAATGCAACacaaaaaacaataaaaatgaactattataaattaGCATTAAGATATCATCCAGATAAAAACCCTAATGATGATGAagcaaaattaaaatttcaaaaaataaatgaagcATATCAAGTATTAAgtgatgaagaaaaaagagAGGAATATGATCAATATGGTCTTAATGCAACTAATGGAATGTTTATGTTAGATCCTTCTGTgctatttgttttattatatagctCTGAAGAATTAAAAGACTATATAGGTACTTTAAGAATagcatattatattcaaatgatatataaCAGTTCAGAATCTATTGAAGATTTACATGCTGTtcgaaatataattaaaaaagaaatagatTTAGAGCAAAAACAAAGAGAAGTAAAATTGGCTTTACTTTTACGggataaattaaaattatatatggaaGATGAAACAGCTTGGGCTagtaaaatggaaaatgaGCTTAAAAGATCAATGGGTTCTTATTTTTCAAGTTCTATATTAGAATCTATTGGTTgggtatataataatgttgCATCTGCATATATAGCAGAAGTAACAACTTTTGGAGGTGTTGGTGCAGCTTTACCAACTGTTAAGGCATATACTAGATCTTTACAAAATCGAATAGGAGTAGCCAGATCAATAATAAGCACATTTGTAACAATGCGACAAGTAGCTTCCTATTATGATAAACTAAAtttagaagaaaaaaaagaagaaaaggaaaaaaaaaaaagaaaagaaaacgACGAAGAAGATGATAAAGAAGataatgaagaagaaaaagaaaaagttGAAGATCCTGGAGAAGGACCAAGTACGGCCCAAAATGcagaaaataaagaattagATCCAAATGATTTTGAAGGAACTGgtgatataaattttgGATTTAACATCTCTGATTTTCTTTTTGGAGGAAGTGATACGAGTTTAAATAGTACAGATAAAACTAAAAAAGAGTCAAAAGAccctgaaaaaaaaagattagAAAAAGAAGCTTTAAGAGAACAATATCAAACAAGAACATTTGgtacaataataaaaaatatactttcACTTGTTTTATGGGATATAGAATCAACAACTAAAGAAGTAGCACAAAAGTTAGTACGTGATGAAGGTGTAGATATTAATACTCGATTAAAAAGAGCATATGCTTTGAAACAGTTAGGAGATATAATGAcaaatttatcaaaaaCAGAAAAAGATTTATTTGATGTTAGTAATTTGGATATTAGCCAACTATTTGATGATCTTATTTTAAAGGCAGCCAAAAAAGCAGAAGAAGAAGAGGCATCCGGTGAAAGGCAGAAAATTGATAGAGATCGAAAATTTAGTGGTCTaaaatttaaca encodes:
- a CDS encoding DnaJ protein, putative, producing MSDWGINELGNWVSNSISQLSANITSNVSSTLSPIIPTAVEEPPASSVLPNPNNKLFLNLHTESDNSNDSDDSDNSIILNNSNNSKDSDDSDDSYDNNYDAYDYKLGYYLTQEEREQRKQNFIQQSMASIPDEYEDILTYTPSHRKPTTATHKNKNDGTCKKKPPTVNYSASRKGDNTHRRSDNANRRSESTSRQSESANRRGESMNRRNDSANRRSDSMNRRNDSANRRSDSANRRGGSTSKKSDKGKAPKKNTEEFQEGNNFLNNLGLNSLFSYGDTSAHCNEYKTGYNLDLEAQRMLHDSLTYDAYLKQNKKGNGSSTPRNLFQRGQSRQRDNDMRICVDTTYYDILEVNPNATQKTIKMNYYKLALRYHPDKNPNDDEAKLKFQKINEAYQVLSDEEKREEYDQYGLNATNGMFMLDPSVLFVLLYSSEELKDYIGTLRIAYYIQMIYNSSESIEDLHAVRNIIKKEIDLEQKQREVKLALLLRDKLKLYMEDETAWASKMENELKRSMGSYFSSSILESIGWVYNNVASAYIAEVTTFGGVGAALPTVKAYTRSLQNRIGVARSIISTFVTMRQVASYYDKLNLEEKKEEKEKKKRKENDEEDDKEDNEEEKEKVEDPGEGPSTAQNAENKELDPNDFEGTGDINFGFNISDFLFGGSDTSLNSTDKTKKESKDPEKKRLEKEALREQYQTRTFGTIIKNILSLVLWDIESTTKEVAQKLVRDEGVDINTRLKRAYALKQLGDIMTNLSKTEKDLFDVSNLDISQLFDDLILKAAKKAEEEEASGERQKIDRDRKFSGLKFNKNNSWFD